ACATTGCAAAGATTCTGGCTGTGTCAGCCGGAGAATCCCTGGATTCTCTTTATAATGCGCCGGAGAAGATAGAAAAGAAACGAGACCTGGTGATTCTTCCTACCACCTGTGGGACGGGAAGTGAAGTAACCAATATTTCCATCATTAACCGGACCAGACTGGGGACTAAGGTAGGACTGGTATCTCCGCATATGTATGCGGATGATGCGGTGCTTGTACCGGAGCTTCTTAAGGGACTTCCCTTCGGGGTGTTTGCCACCAGCTCCATTGATGCACTGGTTCATGCAGTGGAATCCAGCCTTTCTCCAAAAGCCACCCCTTATACAAAGCTGTTTGGCTACAAAGCCATTGAGATGATTATCAGGGGATATCAGAAGATTGCGGCAGAGGGAAGGGAAGCAAGGATACCGATTATGAAGGATTTCCTGATTGCAAGCAACTATGCCGGAATTGCTTTTGGAACAGCAGGATGTGCGGCTGTTCATGCCACCAGCTATCCACTTGGAGGAACCTATCATGTGGCCCATGGGGAAAGCAATTACGCCATGTTTACAGGTGTTCTGAAAAATTATATGGAAATACGCCAGGATGGAGAAATTGCTGTGATGAACCAGTGTTTGGCAAGACTTTTGGGATGCGGTGTCCAAAACGTTTATGACAAGCTGGATGAGCTGCTCGGGACCATTCTTCCTAAAAAGCCTCTTCATGAATACGGCGTAAAACCGGAAGATCTTGAGGTGTTTACAAAGAGTGTCATGGAGCGGCAGGGAAGGCTTATGGCAAATAATTTTGTGCCCTTAGATGCACAAAGAGTCCTTAAGATTTACAAAGAGCTATTTTGATCTTAATGATGCAATCACACTTTACTCTCATCAAGTAAGTAGTGAAGCGGATTGCGAATATCCGATTGACAAGGCTGGAAGACAGTCTGCAAAGTTAAAAAAAGGAGAAGATGGTTATGGCATTGATGACAGGGGAAGAGTATGTGGAAAGCATGCGCAGAATGAAACTGAATGTTTACATGTTTGGAGAAA
The nucleotide sequence above comes from Lacrimispora sp. BS-2. Encoded proteins:
- a CDS encoding 4-hydroxybutyrate dehydrogenase; this translates as MKEVILKSQISYYETCSEFAEDFNLGSDDLVLTNEYIYNPYFGAMCLKVHTIFQETYGTGEPTDVMVDAILEEAAKTDCKRIVAIGGGTVIDIAKILAVSAGESLDSLYNAPEKIEKKRDLVILPTTCGTGSEVTNISIINRTRLGTKVGLVSPHMYADDAVLVPELLKGLPFGVFATSSIDALVHAVESSLSPKATPYTKLFGYKAIEMIIRGYQKIAAEGREARIPIMKDFLIASNYAGIAFGTAGCAAVHATSYPLGGTYHVAHGESNYAMFTGVLKNYMEIRQDGEIAVMNQCLARLLGCGVQNVYDKLDELLGTILPKKPLHEYGVKPEDLEVFTKSVMERQGRLMANNFVPLDAQRVLKIYKELF